Proteins encoded by one window of Candidatus Sumerlaea chitinivorans:
- a CDS encoding Alkylhydroperoxidase protein D — MSEGVAVQPAELTDRAKRALDRIKEVFGVAEVPAALTRFAQSETGINDLYMNLNRQLQDGKVSKQTKLLVALGVATAVGSPQAVEFFRQAAIAAGRTAADAAEAIHTAITCSTYNAYYRFRSQVPGDLAPTYSEFKATFNGSVFLKPPFDEREVEAICVAVSSVNNCMKCVDGHVNKAKSLGYQDDQIDEIIKAGAAAFAFALACNACQ; from the coding sequence ATGAGTGAAGGTGTAGCAGTCCAGCCAGCCGAATTGACCGATCGGGCGAAACGTGCGTTAGACCGGATCAAGGAGGTTTTTGGGGTCGCCGAGGTGCCGGCAGCCCTTACGCGGTTTGCCCAGTCCGAAACTGGCATCAACGATCTCTACATGAACCTCAACCGTCAGCTGCAGGACGGCAAGGTCTCCAAGCAAACGAAACTTCTGGTTGCACTGGGGGTAGCGACGGCGGTGGGCTCCCCTCAGGCCGTAGAGTTTTTCCGACAAGCTGCAATCGCGGCTGGACGCACCGCTGCGGATGCAGCCGAGGCGATTCACACTGCGATTACGTGCAGTACTTACAACGCGTACTATCGTTTCCGCAGTCAAGTGCCCGGCGACTTGGCGCCGACGTATAGCGAATTTAAGGCCACCTTCAACGGCTCGGTGTTTCTGAAACCGCCGTTCGACGAGCGTGAGGTTGAGGCCATTTGCGTGGCTGTTTCGTCGGTGAACAACTGCATGAAATGTGTGGATGGCCACGTGAACAAGGCCAAGAGCCTCGGCTACCAAGACGATCAGATTGATGAGATTATCAAAGCTGGAGCAGCGGCGTTCGCCTTTGCGCTTGCTTGCAATGCATGCCAGTAA
- a CDS encoding Alkyl hydroperoxide reductase subunit C-like protein: MIGVGQKCPDFEVPALIGEDVNGKVALKDFKGKWVCLYFYPLDFTFVCPTEIKAFSDAVPDFEDRNCAVLGGSCDSVYSHLGWVRAKDELKGLKHPLISDYTKSLSRALGILDEEKGVSQRATFLIDPDGIVRFIYVTDLSVGRNPEEVLRVLDALQSGELCPCGWKPGDPTIKV, translated from the coding sequence ATGATCGGTGTTGGTCAAAAGTGCCCGGACTTTGAAGTTCCGGCGCTGATCGGCGAAGACGTCAACGGAAAGGTCGCTTTAAAGGATTTCAAAGGCAAGTGGGTTTGCCTGTATTTCTATCCGCTGGATTTCACGTTCGTCTGCCCGACCGAGATCAAGGCGTTCAGCGACGCAGTACCTGATTTTGAGGATCGCAACTGCGCAGTGCTCGGTGGCTCGTGCGACAGCGTGTACAGTCACCTTGGTTGGGTTCGCGCGAAGGACGAGCTCAAGGGCCTCAAGCACCCACTCATCAGTGACTACACGAAGTCGCTTTCGCGGGCCCTGGGGATTCTTGACGAAGAGAAGGGTGTGAGCCAGCGGGCGACCTTCCTGATCGACCCAGACGGAATCGTCCGATTCATCTATGTGACCGATCTGAGCGTCGGGCGAAACCCCGAGGAAGTGCTCCGTGTACTGGATGCGCTCCAAAGTGGTGAGCTTTGCCCGTGTGGCTGGAAGCCCGGCGATCCAACCATCAAAGTCTAA
- a CDS encoding Thiazole biosynthesis protein ThiG, producing MANPSEITKPVADTKLRLGDREYSSRLLVGTGKYATFELMVEALEASGCEIVTVALRRVDLDAHKRGEKNLLDYLDRNKYTILPNTAGCFTKEDAIKICMLARELGLGDMVKLEVLSEQKTLLPDPIETLEATKILVKEGFKVLAYTNDDPVMARKLEDAGATAVMPLGSPIGSGLGILNPTNIAIILEQAHVPIIVDAGVGTASDVAIAMELGVDGVLLNTGIACAKDPVKMARAMKLACEAGRLAYLAGRIPKKRYASPSSPALDFV from the coding sequence ATGGCAAACCCGAGCGAAATCACAAAGCCCGTGGCCGATACGAAACTGCGCCTTGGTGATCGTGAGTATTCCTCTCGCCTTTTGGTTGGAACAGGAAAGTACGCGACGTTTGAGCTGATGGTTGAGGCGCTCGAGGCGTCGGGCTGCGAAATTGTGACGGTGGCCTTGCGACGCGTCGATCTCGATGCCCACAAGCGTGGCGAGAAAAACCTCCTCGACTATCTGGACCGCAACAAGTACACGATCCTCCCCAACACTGCCGGTTGCTTTACTAAAGAGGATGCGATTAAGATCTGCATGCTAGCCCGCGAACTTGGCCTCGGCGACATGGTGAAACTCGAAGTGCTTTCCGAGCAGAAAACGCTGCTCCCCGACCCGATCGAGACGCTGGAAGCAACTAAAATCCTCGTCAAGGAAGGCTTCAAAGTTTTGGCTTACACGAACGACGATCCGGTGATGGCACGGAAACTCGAAGATGCCGGGGCCACCGCCGTTATGCCGCTGGGTTCGCCGATCGGGTCTGGGCTTGGGATTCTGAACCCCACCAACATCGCCATCATCCTCGAGCAGGCCCATGTGCCCATCATCGTTGATGCCGGCGTCGGCACAGCTTCCGACGTTGCAATTGCGATGGAATTGGGCGTGGATGGCGTTCTTCTAAATACCGGCATTGCATGCGCGAAAGATCCCGTGAAAATGGCGCGTGCGATGAAGCTCGCGTGCGAAGCGGGCCGACTCGCTTACCTTGCCGGCCGAATTCCCAAAAAGCGGTACGCCTCTCCCAGCAGCCCAGCCCTCGACTTTGTGTGA
- a CDS encoding hydrolase of the alpha/beta superfamily, with the protein MIEGFGTIYLRYMRLNLTLVLLLTLVWAVGGARTETSSKKAMKHRFVFYPKDNPTTVVLTGDHWGWNPAAVPMTRQSDGTFTVEVELEEGAYLYKFVADGKWYHDEKNPNRVSDGFGGFNSILVIGSGKSKLPLRRSTLLNLAAAPVEFRVRGVPSDFKQSWIPVRFEEGRLVYDDREPTATHGRLLLSAEMLSLPQEKGTSHSLAPRQIFVYLPKGYFTPGSKHRYPVIYLHDGQNVWDDERCCFGHGGWHLNTLLDSTTTLQQAILVGIPNSSARLAEYGLGADVLRLRPSPYHRFLREVVKPRIDQDFRTRRDRKHTAVMGSSMGGIVSITTGYVYPDTFGVVAALSPAFQVPDAQGRTLLDVVKKHGRGRFRLYVDNGTAGETQDGAPLTREFVNLARQKGWKDGVDFEHFEDVGAAHNERAWRMRAWRPLKFILESRSR; encoded by the coding sequence GCGCTCGCACTGAAACTAGCTCCAAGAAAGCGATGAAACACAGATTTGTTTTTTACCCAAAGGACAACCCCACCACAGTGGTTCTCACGGGTGACCATTGGGGCTGGAACCCCGCTGCCGTCCCGATGACTCGGCAATCAGACGGTACTTTTACGGTCGAGGTAGAGTTGGAAGAAGGTGCCTATCTGTACAAGTTTGTGGCGGACGGAAAATGGTATCATGACGAAAAGAACCCGAACCGAGTAAGTGACGGCTTTGGCGGATTCAATTCCATTCTCGTGATCGGTAGCGGAAAAAGCAAGTTGCCCCTTCGTCGTTCCACCCTACTGAACCTCGCCGCCGCACCAGTGGAATTTCGAGTTCGTGGGGTCCCGTCGGATTTCAAACAATCTTGGATTCCTGTGCGCTTTGAAGAGGGCCGGTTAGTGTACGATGATCGGGAACCCACGGCCACACATGGGCGCCTTTTGCTCAGCGCGGAGATGTTGTCTCTCCCGCAGGAGAAAGGCACTTCGCACTCCCTCGCCCCCCGGCAAATTTTCGTCTACCTACCGAAAGGGTATTTCACGCCGGGTTCAAAACACCGCTACCCAGTAATTTATCTCCACGACGGCCAGAATGTCTGGGATGACGAGCGCTGTTGTTTCGGTCATGGCGGCTGGCACCTCAATACGCTGCTGGATTCCACCACGACCTTGCAGCAAGCCATTTTGGTGGGCATACCCAATTCTTCGGCGCGATTAGCGGAGTACGGCCTCGGAGCCGACGTCCTGCGCTTGCGACCTTCGCCCTACCATCGCTTTCTGAGAGAGGTGGTGAAGCCGCGGATCGATCAGGACTTCCGCACACGTCGCGATCGCAAACACACGGCCGTGATGGGATCAAGCATGGGGGGAATCGTCTCGATTACGACAGGGTACGTTTATCCCGACACCTTCGGAGTCGTCGCTGCCTTGTCACCGGCGTTCCAAGTGCCGGACGCACAGGGCCGCACGTTGCTTGATGTCGTCAAAAAGCACGGGCGTGGGCGCTTCCGGCTCTACGTGGATAATGGCACCGCCGGTGAGACGCAAGACGGCGCCCCCCTGACGCGTGAATTTGTCAACTTGGCTCGCCAAAAGGGTTGGAAAGATGGCGTCGACTTCGAACATTTTGAGGATGTCGGCGCCGCTCACAATGAGCGGGCATGGCGCATGCGGGCATGGCGTCCGCTGAAGTTCATTCTTGAATCAAGGTCAAGATAG